The Mucilaginibacter gracilis genomic interval GGAGTTTCTCGGCCAGATCGCGGATAATTTCGAAAGATGCACTGCCCGAGCCGATAACTATAGCGGCCCTTAAAACAGTGAGCGGTGCTTTGGCTTCGCTCAAAATGTCTTCAACGTGCTGGCGCGACTGGAGGTGTTTGGATAGGTTATCGTCGTTGGCAATACCGCCTAAAAAAATAATTTGTTTACAGTTGGTTTTATCAAGCGCATGCACAAAGTTGTGTGCCGAAAGTGCTTCGAGCTGCGAGAACTCGGCATTCCCCGTCATGGAGTGAACGAGGTAATAAACGGCATCAATATCTGTAGGGAAGGCTTGTATGCTGGTTTCTTTAAGCAAGTCGCCGGTAATAATAGTTACTTTATCGCCAAAATCGCTTTTTTCTTTAAACCGGCGCTTATCGCGCACAAGGCATACCACATCATAACCTTTTTCAAGCAAAACCGGCAGCAAACGCGTGCCTATGTATCCGTTAGCACCTGTAATCAACACCTTCATATATAATGCAACATCGGAATTGTGTAAGGTGTTTTAAATATGTTTGTGATGTATTAAACCTAGGCAAAAAACAACGTCATCATAAAACATTAATAACCTTGTTTTACTTTTTTTGAGCGGCAGAATCTAAATTATTTTATTCTGTTAATGCTATACACAAGTGTATAACATTAACAGAATAAAAATTAATACTCCAACAGCACATGCGGTTTAAAGGTATCGGTTTTTACTTCAGCTTTTAGTTCGTGCAAAATATTGTAGAGGCCAAAGTTGGTGCGGTTAACGTATATAAAATGTTTAACGCCGCGGGCTTGTTTAAACTCGGGCATGCGGGCTATTTTTTCGCCAAAGCTGTATAGGTTATCAAAAAAGGCATTTTCGCCAAAGTCGAACGAGCCTGTCATGTAGGGTTGGGCAAACAGGCTTATCATCTCTTTATACTGAGTGTAATAAAACTCAATTTGCTGGGGCGTATCTTTAGCGTTTATCATTTCCAACTGGCGGAAGGCTTTTAGGGTTTCTTCTTTGTTTTCCAGCAAGTCGGTTGAGGTGGTGGAGAAGAAGGGGTAATAAAAGTCATCCGGAAGTTCTTTAATGCAGCCAAAATCAATAATGCCCAGTTTGCCCTCGGGAGTTATTAAAAAATTGCCGGGGTGCGGGTCGGCGTGTACGGCGCGTAATTCGTGTTGTTGAAAGTTGTAAAAATCCCACATGGCCTGGCCTATCTGGTTGCGCAATTGTTGCGATGGGTTGGTTGCCAAAAATTCTTTTAAGTGCATGCCATCAATCCAACTCATGGTAATTACCCGTTTGCCGGATAATTGGGGAAAATACTCCGGGAAAACCAAATTGTTTAAACCCGCGCAAGCCTCGGAGAACTCGATAGAGCGGCGTACTTCCAGTTCGTAATCGGTTTCTTCAACAAGGCGTTCTTCAACCTCGTTCATGTAAACATCAAGTTCGCGCTCGCTCATGCCCAAAAGGCGGAATGCAAAGGGTTTAACCAACTTTAAATCGCTCGATATGGAATCGCCTACGCCGGGGTATTGAATTTTTACCGCCAGTTTTTTGCCATTCAGTTCGGCACGGTGTACCTGGCCTATAGAGGCCGCGTTGGTTGATCGTAATTCAAATTTATCGTAAATCTGTTCGGGCGTTTTGCCAAACATTTTCCTGAAGGTTTGCACAATAAGCGGCCCCGAAAGCGGCGGCGCGTTGTATTGCGAAAGCGAAAATTTATCGGTATAAGCTTTAGGCAACAGGTTTTTATCCATGCTCAACATCTGGGCAACCTTTAAGGCACTGCCTTTTAACTCGCTTAACGATTCGTAAATATCCGAAGCGTTATCCAGGTTAAGCTCGTCGTTATTCATTTCGGGATTAAACAGCTTTTTTGAATAGTGTTTAATATAGTTACCACCAATTTTAAACCCGGTACTAACAAACTTTGCCGAACGCTGTACTTTGGTGGTTGGTATGCTGTTTTGTTCTTTCATTTGAGTGTGTATAGTTGTTGTGTTATTGAGTTAATAGTTATTAGGGAAAATGCTATTAACTAATCGCTAAAAAGCAATTAGTTAATAGGCCGATAAGTTATGATGAAGTATCACCTTCAATAAACTTATTAACTCAATACCCCAATAACAACCTCTTAACTACATTTTAACCCCGTTTTTAGCTAGAAACTTGCCATAATCAAGCAAATTATCAATTGGGGAGCGTTGGAAAAGATCGAACGTTACATTTACGCCTTTCTCTATGGCTTCGTCGGTTTTTTCAAACCCGGCCGATATATCGTTGAGCCAAAAGTTAAGCACAAATACAAATTGAAGCCAAAGGGCATCTTTATACTTATCGGCAAAAAATTTACGATCGGTTAGTTCGCCACTTTCAATGCCATCCTGTAAAATTGCTGCGGCAAAAGCTTCAAACTCATTTTTAAGGCCCTGCCATACTTTTGGGGTTGAAAAACCTTTACTTATTTTTTTTGCACTGTAATTGGCAAAACTGCGGGTGCTTTTAGCAAGTTCAAAAAAGCTGTAAAAAAACGATAAAGCCTTTTCGCGCGATGAATATTGCGCCCAAACTTCCTGTGTTTTAATTTCGGCAATGGTTTTAGCGCCCATATCTGTCCACACGCTTTGCTCAATGCTATCAAACGATCCAAAAAACTGGTAAAACTCCTGTTCTTCCATTTCATTGTTACGGGCAAATATGTAAACAGATTTGGGTTGTTCGCCCTCGGTTAAAACATAGTCGATATAGGCGTTTTGGATGCTTTGTTTAGTAACCATTTTTTTTGTGTTTTTGGTGCTCATGTTATTTTAATGATTAATGGTTGGCGGTAAGCTGCTGAGAAACAGTTTGCAAGTATAACGTTAACCTTAAAGCTTTATGCTAGTTGGGGCGCTTAATTTTGTCAGCCGGGTGTTATAAAACAATGTTGGGCACTAATACTCGCAAAAACAGGGCGAAATGTTTAAAGGATGTCAAATAATGCAAAGCAGTGTGCATAAAAAATAAAAAATTCGCAATTTTACGTGCGACCCTTTTTTAAGGGTATCTTCGGTTGTAATTTAAGCATGAGCGAAAAAATAATACTGGTTTGGTTTAGGAACGATCTTCGCATACACGATAACGAAATCTTATTGGAGGCTATACGCAAGGCCGATAAAATTTTGCCGGTGTATTGTTTTGATCCGTTTTATTTTAAAGCCACGCATTACGGCACACTAAAAA includes:
- a CDS encoding TetR family transcriptional regulator C-terminal domain-containing protein, with amino-acid sequence MSTKNTKKMVTKQSIQNAYIDYVLTEGEQPKSVYIFARNNEMEEQEFYQFFGSFDSIEQSVWTDMGAKTIAEIKTQEVWAQYSSREKALSFFYSFFELAKSTRSFANYSAKKISKGFSTPKVWQGLKNEFEAFAAAILQDGIESGELTDRKFFADKYKDALWLQFVFVLNFWLNDISAGFEKTDEAIEKGVNVTFDLFQRSPIDNLLDYGKFLAKNGVKM
- a CDS encoding ABC1 kinase family protein — translated: MKEQNSIPTTKVQRSAKFVSTGFKIGGNYIKHYSKKLFNPEMNNDELNLDNASDIYESLSELKGSALKVAQMLSMDKNLLPKAYTDKFSLSQYNAPPLSGPLIVQTFRKMFGKTPEQIYDKFELRSTNAASIGQVHRAELNGKKLAVKIQYPGVGDSISSDLKLVKPFAFRLLGMSERELDVYMNEVEERLVEETDYELEVRRSIEFSEACAGLNNLVFPEYFPQLSGKRVITMSWIDGMHLKEFLATNPSQQLRNQIGQAMWDFYNFQQHELRAVHADPHPGNFLITPEGKLGIIDFGCIKELPDDFYYPFFSTTSTDLLENKEETLKAFRQLEMINAKDTPQQIEFYYTQYKEMISLFAQPYMTGSFDFGENAFFDNLYSFGEKIARMPEFKQARGVKHFIYVNRTNFGLYNILHELKAEVKTDTFKPHVLLEY